The Rubrobacter calidifluminis region ACAAAAAAGCCCGTTTTGAGCCTACCTATGAGGGATTGAAACAGGTCTGGGTCACCTACATCGGCAGCTCCGGAGATGTTTTGAGCCTACCTATGAGGGATTAAAACCTGAGTTTCTAAGGATGGATGTCTCCGAGTTCAGGCGCGGTTTTGAGCCTACCTATGAGGGATTGAAACTAGATGGTGACACCTTGTACGTCCGGGCAACGCTCGCGGTTTTGAGCCTACCTATGAGGGATTGAAACGTCTTCGAGACGCCGAACGCGGTAGGGGAGGTCTCGGAGTGTTTTGAGCCTACCTATGAGGGATTGAAACTTCTGGGTCCGCCTCACCTACGCCTTTGTCGCCGCGACGTTTTGAGCCTACCTATGAGGGATTGAAACTTCGGCGAGCTCTCTTTGGCTCAGGCCAAGATCGAGGGTTTTGAGCCTACCTATGAGGGATTGAAACTGAATAAGCTCCTGCCTGCACTGGTGGCCCTGCTCCTCGTTTTGAGCCTACAAAGCATTCTACTTTCTGATAGATGGTTGTCGTCTTGTATCCTGTGGAAGGACGAGATGCTCGATACGGTGGTACACCTGCTGCGCTGTCCGGTCTGTCACGGGCCGCTTTGCGGTGGCGAAGGCGTTCTGTACTGCGGACTCGGGCACAGCCACGACGTGGCCCGGCAGGGTTACGTGTCTCTCTTCGCCCCGCCGGGGCGCGTGCACACGGGGGATTCGGCGCGTATGATCGCGGCGCGGGAGCGCTTTCTGGGGTCGGGGTTCTACGATCCCATCGCGGAGGCCGTGGTCTCCGAGGCGCTCGGGGCGCTCGGCCTGCGGAGAGGTAGAGAGGGATGTGTCGTGGATCTCGGGGCGGGGACGGGGTACTACCTGGCGAGGCTGCTCGAGGCGCTGCCCGGATGGAGGGGGCTCGCGCTCGACGCCTCTGCGGCGGCGCTGCGTCGGGCCGCCCGGGCGAATCCCAGGATCGGAGCCGTCGGCTGCGACGTCTGGAGAGAGCTCCCGGTCGCGGACGGCGCGGTAGCGCTCGTCCTGGACATCTTCGCCCCGCGCAACGCGGCTGAGATCTCGCGTATCCTGGAGCCCGACAGCGTGCTCATCGTCGTGACGGCGCGCAAGGATCACCTGCGTCCCCTGAGCTTGCTTCCGGGCATGCTCTCCGTGGAGGAGGACAGGCCGGATCAGATCGAAGCCTCTCTCTCGAAATCCTTCGATCCGCTGCGCAGGCGCAGCCTGGATTTTTACATCCACCCCGGCCGCGAGAGCGCCTTGGACGCCGTCATGATGGGGCCCTCCGCCCGACACGTCGAGGAGGAAGAAGTCCGGCGTCACCTGGGGAGCATGCCGGAGCCGTTAAAGGTCGAGGTCTCGGTCGAGATCATGACGCTGCGCCGGGCGGAAGCCCTTTGACGGTTCGTGGCGGCGCTGCTAGGCTCTCTTCCGGCCCATGACCGGTCGGACAAGAAGGAGAAGAAAAGATGCCGCTCGACGAGGAGCTTTTCAGACGCCTGATCGAGACGCCCTCCGTGCCGGGGCGCGAGGAAGAGCAGCGCGAGATAGCGCGTGAGGTGCTGGGAGGGCTGACCGACGAGGTGAGAACCGACCCGCTCGGCAGCGTCATCGGGACGAAGAAGGGCCGGGAGGACGTGCGGGTGATGGTCGCCGCGCACATGGACGAGATCGGCTTCCTCGTCAGGCAGATAGACGACAAGGGGTTCCTCCGGCTGCAGCCCGTCGGCGGCCACGACCCGGCGAACATGATCTCCCAGCGGGTGATCGTTACGACCCAGGAGGGAGAACGGCTGCGCGGGGCGCTGCAGCCCGTCCGCAAGCCGCCGCACGTAGCGGGCGAGGAAGCGAACCGGCTGCCCAAGCTGCAGGAGTTCTTCGTCGACCTCGGGATGGCGGCGGAAGAGGTGCGAGGCAAGGTCCGCATCGGAGACTACGTGACGATGGACCGCACCCTCGAGAAAGTCGGCGGCTGCTACATGGGCAAGGCGATGGACGACCGGGTGGGCCTGCTGGTCATGTACGAGGCGCTCCGGGCGATGAGGTCGAACGAGGCCACGGTGCACGCGGTGGCGACCGTGCAGGAGGAGGTCGGCCTGCGGGGGGCCGCAGCGAGCGGATGGGGCCTCGAGCCGAGCGTGATCGTCGCGCTCGACATCACGCTCGCGCTCGACGTGCCCGGGAGCGCGGAGGAAGATCGCGTCGCCGAGCTAGGCAAAGGCGTGGCCATAAAGATCATGGACTCCTCCTTCATCTCCAACCCGAAGCTGGTCGAGCACATGAGGAGGATAGCCGAGCGCGAGGGCATCGATCACCAGATGGAGATCCTGCCGCGCGGCGGCACCGACGCAGGGGGCGTGCAGCGTCTGCACGGGGGCATCCCCGCGATAACGCTCTCGGTCCCGGCCCGCTACGTCCACTCGCCGAACGAGATGGTGGCCGCCTCCGACGTCGAGGCCGCCTTCACCCTGCTCGCCCGCTACCTGGAAGAGGCGCACACCGGCGACTACCGTCTCTGAGGAGATGGACGAGCACCTCAGGGAGGTCTTCTGGAGCATGCTCAGCCCCCGCCGGGCCCGGCGCATGCTCGAGGTGCTCGAGAACCGCACCCGCTACGTAACCGTGCTGCTCGAGGCGGTCGACGACGGGCACAACCAGGCGGCCGTGCTGCGCTCGGCGGAGGCCTTCGGGGTGCAGGACGTCTCGGTGGTCGAGGGGGAGAAACCATTCTCCCCCAGCCCCGGGATCACGCAGGGCTCGGACAGGTGGCTCACGATCCACCACCACCGCAGCATCGAGGAGGCCGCATCCTTCCTGCGGGAACGCGGATACCGGCTCTGGGGGAGCCGACTCGACGGGAACGCCGTACCCCTGCAGGAGGTCGACCTCTCCCGCCCGGCCGCCTTCCTCTTCGGCAACGAGCACGAGGGGCTCTCCGGGAGAGCGCTGGAGCTGGTCGACGGCACCTTCGTCGTCCCCATGCGCGGCTTCGTCCAGAGCCTCAACATCTCGGTCGCCGCCGCGATAACGCTCTTTCACGCCACGAACCGGGCCCGTGCCGAGGCAAAAGAGGACTACCCGCTCGACGAAGCCGCCCGCAGGGAGGTGCTGATGCGCTGGATCTCGACCACGAACCCCCGCGCCCGACGGGTGCTCCGGGTGCTCGAAGGGAGGGGTGGAGGACGCTAGAAACTCACGCCCTTCCCGAGGTGATCCTTTCGGCCATAGCCCGGAAGGCTCTCTCCTCGAGCCCGTCGTCCAGGGGTTCGAGCTCGAAGGAGCCGTCCACCCTCCTCAAGGCGGTCGCGATGAGGTGGTCGGTGAACCAGGGGTTCTTGGGCAGGAGCGAGCCGTGGAGGTAGGTGCCGTAGGCGTTGAGACGGCGCGCCCCCTCGGTGCCGTCCTCGCCGTTGTTGCCGTATCCCGAGACGACCCTGCCGAGCGGTTCGACACCACCGAGATAGGTCCTCCCCCCGTGGTTCTCGAAACCGACCAGCTCTCGCTCCTCCCCGCCGAGAGAGGTGCGGACGAGCACGTTCCCGATGAGCCGGGCCTCGTCGGGGCGGCGCGGCCTGGTGTACAGGTCGAAGACACCGACCCCCGGTAGCATCTCTCCGTCGGGGGTTTCGTAGTGGTGGCCCATCAGCTGGTAGCCGCCGCACACCCCGAGCACCACGCCCCCGTCCTCGACGATGGCCCTCAGATCGGCACCCTTGCTGCCGGAGAGGTCCTCGGCCAGGAGCGCCTGCTCCCGGTCCTGGCCGCCGCCGAAGAGAAAGACGTCGCAGCCGGTCGGCCTCAGCTTCTCCCCGAGGTTCACCTCGACGACCTCGACCGGTATCCCGCGCCACTCGCAGCGCCGGACGATCGAGATCACATTCCCCCGGTCGCCGTAGAGGTTCATCATCCGGGCGTAGAGATGGTGGACGGTGAGCTTCATCTGTCCTCCCAGAAAGGATGGGTGTAGCCCATGTCGCTCAGGGCCTTGCGGATCTCGAGCATCGCCGTGTAGGTGGGGAGCACGTAGAGCGTCTCGCCGGGCGGCGTCGCCCCGAGCGCCTTCTTCAGCGCCTCCCTGCGATCCGGGACGACCTCCCCTACCGGAAGGTCGGCGTACTTCAGGCGCACGGCCATGTCGTGGGCCCGGATCCCGCTCACCCGGAAAGGCGGGAGCCCCTCCCGGACGTCCCGGAGCATCTCGAAGTTCACGTCCCACAGCCAGGAGACGTCGCGCCCGTCGGCGTCGTTGTCGTTTATGGCGATAAGGACATGGGTGGCCTCGCCGGAGAGCATGAAGGTCCGCAGGATCTCGTCGAACCCCACCGGGTTCTTGATGAGCAAAAGGAAGACCTCCCTATCCGCGGCCCGCACCCGCTCGACCCGCCCGAAGGCCCCCCTGAAGGACTCCAGGCCACGCGTGATGTCCCCGAACCCCACCCCCACCTCACCGGCGACGGCCGCGGCGGCGAGCGCGTTGTAGACGTTGTAGAGCCCCGGGAGCCTTATCCTGACCTCGCGTTCACCGGAGGGGGTGCCGAGGAGAAACCTGGTTCCCCGGGACCCCTCCAACACCACCCGGCTCGCCCGGTAGCGGACACCGGGGCGGGAGAAACCGCAGCCCGCGCAGCGGTAGAGCCCGACGTGACCCATGTATACGGCCTCGTAATCCAGATACCTGCCGCAGACGGGACAGTCGCTCGAGTCTGCGATGTGCTCGAGCCTCCCGGTATCGAGCCTCTGGTCCTCGACCCCGTAGTAGACGGCCTTCCCCGCGGAGCGCCCGAGGCTCGCCACCAGCGGGTCGTCGGCGTCGAGCACGACCGATCCCCCGGCCGGCAGGTGTTCGAAGGAGGATGCGATGACCTTCGCGGTGTAGGCGAGCTCCCCGTAGCGGTCGAGCTGGTCCCGGAAGAGGTTGAGCACGGCGAGGACCCGGAGCCCGGCCTCCGCGGCGACCTTCGGCACGCTCGCCTCGTCCACCTCGAAGAGCCCCAGCCCGGAGCGGGGACGTCCGAGAAGTCCGGCATCCGAGACCAGAGCGGCGGTCACGCCCGTGATGAGGTTGGCACCCGTCGAGTTGTTCACCGCCCGGATACCGGCCACGCGCAGGATCTCCGCGACCATGCGCGTGGTGGTGGTCTTGCCGTTGGTCCCGGTGATGGCGACCGCGCCCTCCGGGAGCCGGGAGGAGAGCTCGCGCAAGACGCGCGGACAGACCCGGCGGGCGACAACCCCGGGGATCGTCGATCCTCCACCCCGTCCGAGCGCCCGGCTGGCCATCGCCGCCGCGCGGGCGGCGATGACGGCCGCCGGAAGACGCAGGTCTGCGGGAAGGTTCTCGTTCACCGCCCGGATTATATTAGCCGGGGACACCCGGTGTCCCGGTGGAGAGAGAATTAGTCGCACCAGAGCCGCGGTATCTCCGTCCCACATCTCCTCACATCATTTGCCTCCACCGAAGAGCCCGCTGTAGGGGAGCAGGATTAACAGGTTCCGGGCACGGAGGTGCGGTAAAAATAAGCGGAGATGGAGATCTTCGAGAACCTGCAGGCAAGCTCCCGGCTCCCCCGGCCGGAGCTCGACGCGTACTCGAGGACCGTAAGGTACGTCACCGAGCGTCTCGAGCCCGCGGTCATCGGCGTCGCGACCCCCGATGGGAGGGTCGGTGGTAGCGGCGTGATACTGGGTGTCAGCGGGACCGAGGCCACGGCCGTCACCAACAGCCACGTGGTGCGTGGTCTCTCGCGGCGTGGAGGCGGGGGGCTGCTCGCCGTTCTCTCCGACGGTGGCACGGCGCGGGTGCGGACAGCCGGCGACGATCCCGCGAGCGATCTCGCCGTACTGCGGTTCTCTCCTGAAACGGAGCCGAAAGTCGCGGAGCTGGGAGATGCCGGCAACCTCGTCGTCGGACAGCTCGTCGTGGCCATAGGCAACCCCCTGGGTTTCCAGCGGAGCGTGACGGCCGGTGTGGTGAGCGCGCTGGATCGTACGATCACCTCCCAGGAAGGTCGTCCGATCGAGAACGTCATCCAGACGGATGCGGCGGTCAACCCGGGCAACTCGGGAGGGCCGCTGGCCGATTCGACGGGTCATGTCGTGGGGATAAACACCGCGATCATCGGCCGGGCGCAGGGCATAGGGTTCGCGATACCGGTCTCCGCGGCCTTCCGGAGAATAGTGTTCTCGCTGGTCACAGAGGGGCGGGTGAGGAGGGCGTTCCTCGGCGTCACGGTCGGGACACGCCCCGCCTCCGACGGGAGCCCCGGTGGTGCCGAAGTGACGAGCGTCGCCCCCAACAGCCCGGCGGAGAGAGCCGGGGTGAGGCCCGGCGACCTCATAGTAGGCCTGGGCGAGCATCGGGTGCGTTCGGTCGGCGAGCTACTCGGCCTTCTGGACGACTCGGCCATCGGCAGGGACCTCCCGCTGAGGATACTGAGAAGAAACGCCGAGATGACGCTCACGGTGCGCCCCGTGGAACACTGAGCCTGTCAGTCCGGAAGATCCTTATAACAAGGCCGGAAGTCCACTGCACCAGGCAGGGTCTCCCGGCGAGAGACTTCACCCGGACCGATTCCGGACTGCGTCCGCACATCGGGATTCAAACCAGTGCCAAGGCCCGGCACCAGCCACCGCTGCCACCCTGTATCTTCACCGGCGGACAGGAGACCTTGAAGCCGTAGGGGCGTGGGATGCGATCCAGGTTCGCGAGCTTCTCGATCTGGCAGTACTCCCGCTCTATCCCGGCGAAGTGGGCCTCCCACAGCAGGGTCCCGTCGCCCGTCTCGCGGAACTCTCTCGCTTCGGCCTCGAAGTTGCGGTCGAGGCTGTAGGCGTCGATCCCGATGACTTTCACCCCGCGGTCGCAGAGCCACAGCACCGAGGAGCGGGTGAGCCCCGGCTGCAGGAAGTATTCGGTGCTGCCCAGATGTTTGTCACGCCCGGTCATGATCATCACGATGTCAAGCGGTTTGAGCTCGTAGCCGATCCTCCCGAGCTCTCCCCTGATGTCCTCGATCCCGATCTTCTCGCCGGGACCCTTGTGCCTGAAGTCCAGCACCACGCCGTCGGAGAAGAACCACTCGACGGGCAGCTCGTCTATTTTCCTCGCCGGTCTGCCCTCCGAGGTGGGGGCGTAGTGCCAGGGAGCGTCCACGTGGGTGCCGGCGTGGGCGACCGTCGTGATCTCCTCGGCCGCAGCGCCCTTTCCCCCTGAGAGAGCGAAGTCCCCTTTCTCCACGCCGAAGAGACGGGCCAGTATCTCGGCGCTCTCTCCCTCGTGCGACTGGTACCTTATCTTCGGCTTGAGTGGCTCGTGGACGGCGTCGGGTACTATGCCGACGCTCAGGTCGATGATGCGGCTGTAGGTGAATCGTTTCTCCATACCTCTCCTCCTTATCCCGGGGTGTCCTCTACACGCTACCCGCCCCGCGTCCCCGGGTCCAATACCTTTCGGGAACGCGAGTGATAGACGAAAGCTATAATTTCTTCGGGAAAGGTAAGCCAGGATGGAGCTCAGACACCTCAGATACTTCGTGGCCGTCGCCGAGGAGCTCCACTTCGGCCGGGCGGCGAAGAGACTGCACATCGTGCAGCCGACGCTGAGCGCCCAGATACAGCGCCTGGAGAAGGAGGTGGGCGCGAGGCTCCTCTACCGAACGAAGCGCACCGTGCGGCTGACGGAGGCGGGGCTGGCCTTCCTGGAAGAGGCCTACCTGGCGCTAGAACACAGCGAGAAAGCCCTGCAGGCCGCCCGGCGTGTGGCCTCCGGAGAGGCTGGCTTGCTCGCCATCGGACTCGTGGGGAGCGCCACCTACAGCGTCGTGACGGAAGTTCTGAGCCTTTACGGGAAGCGCTTCCCGGGTGTACACCTGGCACCACGCGAGATAAACACCTTGGACCAGATCAGTGCCCTGCAGGAAGGGTCCATCCAGATAGGCTTCCTGCGCCCACCCGCGGATTTTGCCCCCGATGACCTGAAGATAGAACCGTTCGTAAAAGAACCGATGATGGCGGTTCTGCCCAGAGATCACCCCCTGACCGGCTCCAGAACGGTGCCGCTCGCAGCCTTGTCCGGGGAGGCCTTTGTGTTGCCCTCCGACGAACGTGAACCCGGCTTCTGTGAACAGGTGACCCGGGCCTGCGAAGAAGCCGGTTTCACACCCAAAATCGAACAAGAAGTTAGTGAGATACAGGTGGGGCTGGGCCTCAACGCCGCCGGCAGGTATGTGGGGCTCCTCCCCTCTTCGGCTCGACATATCAAGACGACGGGCATAGTCTTCAAGCGGCTCGCAAAACCTGTTCCGATGATGACCCTCTACATCGCCTGGCGGCCTGAAAATCTCTCTGCAACGGGTCTTGCCTTCCTCGGGGTGTGTGAGGAGGTCTCCAAGCGTAAACTCATCCAACACCGACCGTCTTCTACCAGCCTCAACAACTAATCGTCTACACCTATTAATCCTTCAAGAAGAAAGTATTGGACGTTTCATGCGAGCCGGCGGCACAATGCTTTCGGGAAAGAACCGAGAGGAAAGGGAAACATCCATGAGCGAACGTGGCATGGGGGACTGCGAGCAGTCTTCGGGCAACCTGAACGAGGCCCGGCATCTCATCTCGCAGCTGGCGCACGTGGAGATCTCGAGTCCGGATCCGGAAGAGTCGGTGCGCTGGTTCACCGACGTTCTGGGGCTGCAGGAGTCGGGGCGCGAGGGGCAGTCCGTCTACCTGCGGGCGTGGGGCGAGTTCTTCCACCACAGCCTGGTGGTGACCGAGGGACATGAGCCCTCTCTGTTGCACGTCGGGTGGCGCACCTCGGGTCCGGAGGAGCTGGAACGGGCCGTAAAGCGCATCGAGGAGACGGGGAGGGGTGAAGGCTGGCTGGAGGCGACTACGGGTCATGGCCCGGCCTACCGCTACCGCGCCCCTGGCGGGCATCTGCACGAGGTCTTCTGGGAGGTCGAGCGCTGGCAGGCACCGCCCGAGCTTGCCACGGACTTCCCCGGACGTCCGCAGAGGCATCCCCGTCACGGCGTCTGCCCGCGTTACATAGACCACGTCACGGTGGCGACGCCGGACCTGGTGGCCGAGGCCAGGTGGCATCAGCAGACCCTGGGTCTCAAGTTCACGGACTACATCGTCCCGGAGGAGGACTCTGACTTCGTGGTCTTCGCCACGCTCACGAGCCACTCCACGCACGAGCTCGGGCTCGTACCGGAGACCTCCGAGGCACGCGGGAGGGTCAACCACGTGGCCTTCTGGCTCGAGCAGCGCGTCGACGTGGAGCGGGCGGCGCACATCCTCATCGACGCGGGGACGCCCATCGAGTTCGGGCCCGGCATGCACGGGATAGATGAGATCACCTACCTCTACGTGCGCGAGCCGGGCGGGATGCGGATCGAGCTCAACTCCGGCGGCCGCAGGCTCTTCGAGCCCGACTGGGAGACCAGGCGCTGGACGCCTGCGCAGGGGGCGATGAGCGCCTACCGCAACATCGGGATGCCCGAGTCGATGATGGAGTCGTTCCCGCTCCCCGAGCGGGCGGGCGACCTGTACGACACCGGGCTCTTCAGCCGGCGGGGATAGAGATGCCGGCGGTGCGGAAAGTTCTCGTCGTCGGCGGGGGCATCGGGGGGCTCTCGGCGGCGATCGCGCTGCGGGCCCGCGGGGTGGAGGTGGACGTCGTCGAGATCAACCCCCGCTGGGACGTCTACGGGGTCGGGATCATCCAGCCGGCCAACCAGATCCGGGCGCTCGCCGCGATCGGGCTCGGGAGGGAGTGCATAGAGCGGGGCTACCCGTTCGAGGGCTCCCGCTTCTTCGATTCCCAGGGCAACCTGCTCGCCGACGTGCCCTTCGAGAGGATCGCCGGCCCTGAGTACCCGCCGATGAACGGCATCACGCGCCCCAGGCTGCACGAGATCCTGCAGGATGCAGTACAGAAATCCGGCGCCCGGGTCAGGACGGGACTCACGGTGGCCGGGCTAGACCAGGACAAGGACAGTGTGGAGGTGCG contains the following coding sequences:
- a CDS encoding putative RNA methyltransferase, which encodes MLDTVVHLLRCPVCHGPLCGGEGVLYCGLGHSHDVARQGYVSLFAPPGRVHTGDSARMIAARERFLGSGFYDPIAEAVVSEALGALGLRRGREGCVVDLGAGTGYYLARLLEALPGWRGLALDASAAALRRAARANPRIGAVGCDVWRELPVADGAVALVLDIFAPRNAAEISRILEPDSVLIVVTARKDHLRPLSLLPGMLSVEEDRPDQIEASLSKSFDPLRRRSLDFYIHPGRESALDAVMMGPSARHVEEEEVRRHLGSMPEPLKVEVSVEIMTLRRAEAL
- a CDS encoding M42 family metallopeptidase codes for the protein MPLDEELFRRLIETPSVPGREEEQREIAREVLGGLTDEVRTDPLGSVIGTKKGREDVRVMVAAHMDEIGFLVRQIDDKGFLRLQPVGGHDPANMISQRVIVTTQEGERLRGALQPVRKPPHVAGEEANRLPKLQEFFVDLGMAAEEVRGKVRIGDYVTMDRTLEKVGGCYMGKAMDDRVGLLVMYEALRAMRSNEATVHAVATVQEEVGLRGAAASGWGLEPSVIVALDITLALDVPGSAEEDRVAELGKGVAIKIMDSSFISNPKLVEHMRRIAEREGIDHQMEILPRGGTDAGGVQRLHGGIPAITLSVPARYVHSPNEMVAASDVEAAFTLLARYLEEAHTGDYRL
- a CDS encoding TrmH family RNA methyltransferase, with product MDEHLREVFWSMLSPRRARRMLEVLENRTRYVTVLLEAVDDGHNQAAVLRSAEAFGVQDVSVVEGEKPFSPSPGITQGSDRWLTIHHHRSIEEAASFLRERGYRLWGSRLDGNAVPLQEVDLSRPAAFLFGNEHEGLSGRALELVDGTFVVPMRGFVQSLNISVAAAITLFHATNRARAEAKEDYPLDEAARREVLMRWISTTNPRARRVLRVLEGRGGGR
- a CDS encoding type 1 glutamine amidotransferase codes for the protein MKLTVHHLYARMMNLYGDRGNVISIVRRCEWRGIPVEVVEVNLGEKLRPTGCDVFLFGGGQDREQALLAEDLSGSKGADLRAIVEDGGVVLGVCGGYQLMGHHYETPDGEMLPGVGVFDLYTRPRRPDEARLIGNVLVRTSLGGEERELVGFENHGGRTYLGGVEPLGRVVSGYGNNGEDGTEGARRLNAYGTYLHGSLLPKNPWFTDHLIATALRRVDGSFELEPLDDGLEERAFRAMAERITSGRA
- a CDS encoding MurT ligase domain-containing protein, which encodes MNENLPADLRLPAAVIAARAAAMASRALGRGGGSTIPGVVARRVCPRVLRELSSRLPEGAVAITGTNGKTTTTRMVAEILRVAGIRAVNNSTGANLITGVTAALVSDAGLLGRPRSGLGLFEVDEASVPKVAAEAGLRVLAVLNLFRDQLDRYGELAYTAKVIASSFEHLPAGGSVVLDADDPLVASLGRSAGKAVYYGVEDQRLDTGRLEHIADSSDCPVCGRYLDYEAVYMGHVGLYRCAGCGFSRPGVRYRASRVVLEGSRGTRFLLGTPSGEREVRIRLPGLYNVYNALAAAAVAGEVGVGFGDITRGLESFRGAFGRVERVRAADREVFLLLIKNPVGFDEILRTFMLSGEATHVLIAINDNDADGRDVSWLWDVNFEMLRDVREGLPPFRVSGIRAHDMAVRLKYADLPVGEVVPDRREALKKALGATPPGETLYVLPTYTAMLEIRKALSDMGYTHPFWEDR
- a CDS encoding S1C family serine protease, producing the protein MEIFENLQASSRLPRPELDAYSRTVRYVTERLEPAVIGVATPDGRVGGSGVILGVSGTEATAVTNSHVVRGLSRRGGGGLLAVLSDGGTARVRTAGDDPASDLAVLRFSPETEPKVAELGDAGNLVVGQLVVAIGNPLGFQRSVTAGVVSALDRTITSQEGRPIENVIQTDAAVNPGNSGGPLADSTGHVVGINTAIIGRAQGIGFAIPVSAAFRRIVFSLVTEGRVRRAFLGVTVGTRPASDGSPGGAEVTSVAPNSPAERAGVRPGDLIVGLGEHRVRSVGELLGLLDDSAIGRDLPLRILRRNAEMTLTVRPVEH
- a CDS encoding cyclase family protein, translated to MEKRFTYSRIIDLSVGIVPDAVHEPLKPKIRYQSHEGESAEILARLFGVEKGDFALSGGKGAAAEEITTVAHAGTHVDAPWHYAPTSEGRPARKIDELPVEWFFSDGVVLDFRHKGPGEKIGIEDIRGELGRIGYELKPLDIVMIMTGRDKHLGSTEYFLQPGLTRSSVLWLCDRGVKVIGIDAYSLDRNFEAEAREFRETGDGTLLWEAHFAGIEREYCQIEKLANLDRIPRPYGFKVSCPPVKIQGGSGGWCRALALV
- a CDS encoding LysR substrate-binding domain-containing protein; the encoded protein is MELRHLRYFVAVAEELHFGRAAKRLHIVQPTLSAQIQRLEKEVGARLLYRTKRTVRLTEAGLAFLEEAYLALEHSEKALQAARRVASGEAGLLAIGLVGSATYSVVTEVLSLYGKRFPGVHLAPREINTLDQISALQEGSIQIGFLRPPADFAPDDLKIEPFVKEPMMAVLPRDHPLTGSRTVPLAALSGEAFVLPSDEREPGFCEQVTRACEEAGFTPKIEQEVSEIQVGLGLNAAGRYVGLLPSSARHIKTTGIVFKRLAKPVPMMTLYIAWRPENLSATGLAFLGVCEEVSKRKLIQHRPSSTSLNN
- a CDS encoding VOC family protein, whose translation is MSERGMGDCEQSSGNLNEARHLISQLAHVEISSPDPEESVRWFTDVLGLQESGREGQSVYLRAWGEFFHHSLVVTEGHEPSLLHVGWRTSGPEELERAVKRIEETGRGEGWLEATTGHGPAYRYRAPGGHLHEVFWEVERWQAPPELATDFPGRPQRHPRHGVCPRYIDHVTVATPDLVAEARWHQQTLGLKFTDYIVPEEDSDFVVFATLTSHSTHELGLVPETSEARGRVNHVAFWLEQRVDVERAAHILIDAGTPIEFGPGMHGIDEITYLYVREPGGMRIELNSGGRRLFEPDWETRRWTPAQGAMSAYRNIGMPESMMESFPLPERAGDLYDTGLFSRRG